cacccgcccggcgcctcacaccctgggcaactccggagaagatataatatatatatatatatataatattatatatatataaatataatactatactatatatatatatatatatatatatatatatatatatatatatataatactatactatatataaatatattatatatataaatataatactatactatatatatatatatatataatactatactatatatataaatatattatatatatataaatatatatatatatataaatatatttatatatataaatatatatatatatatatatatatttatatatatatatatttatttatatatatatttatttatatatatatatatatatataaatatatatatataaaatatatatgatTTATGCAAACGGCACACTTGAGAGCAACACTATCgcggtttgaaaaaaaaaagaagttttatCTTTGTTCCTCAGCCACATCCTTTGAGCCATTTCCCCCCAAACCGTATTTCTTTCTAGTGTATGTCTCTGGCATCAATAAAGAATCAGCAAACCGCGTTAGGGTGAGAACAAATAAAATAACTATACTAAcaaaacattatatattatatttttatatatatatatatgtttgtttatatatatatatttgtttatatatatatgtatatatatttttttatatatatatatttttatatatatatatatatatatatatatatttttatatatatatatatttttttttatatatatttttatatatatatgatttatGCAAACGGAACACTTGAGAGCAACACTATcgcggtttaaaaaaaaaaaaaaaaagaagttttatCTTTGTTCCTCAGCCACATCCTTTGAGCCATTTCCCCCCAAACCGTATTTCTTTCTAGTGTATGTCTCTGGCATCAATAAAGAATCAGCAAACTGCATTAGGGTGAGAACAAATAAAATAACTATACTAACAAAACATTTAATAGTTCTCACATACGTTTCTACTCAGTTAAACTTCAAGTTTCTTTTATAGAACTTGATGACCACTTAATCAagtgtcattttattttgacaaatTATTTCCGTAGAAACGCATTGTACCagaatgtttgttttaatataaaaaaaagttataaagccggtgtttgtatattctgtaaCCTAATCACTGATCTGAGAAAATTATTTATCGCTACTTACAACTCAATCCTTCCATGATGACTTGAACAGCGCAGGAGCATCATCAGCAAGCTAAAGTTAAATCCTCTGGGTGCGGTCTTTTAGAGCTGAGAAGCTCCCAACCACGTATTAGGAGAATGGACCCAACTAAATCATTTGACCCGGAAGTGCAATTAAAGTGATTAGTCATACCTGTCGGGCACATTCCTAAAATTCCAAGGACAAGTCTCAATGTGTTTCTACAATGAACTCGAGTTCAGGCCTATTTGTTGAGCTTGTGGTTAAATTACAAATAGATGTCTTAGAGAAAGGAAAGAACTAAAAGACACCCTAAAATTATCCCAAGAATCTCAAGAAAATGACTGCACCGACTCCATGACAAGAATAAAACCATTCACCAAGTTGGCAAGATCTGTTTTAACAATATATTGAGCATGTACAATTTCAATACAGTGTGGAAAATACAGCACTTTTGTTCTCTTCTGTCCTGCTGATTTTCAGCATTAAAACAGTCTTACAAACAACCATCCCTCACTGCTAAGACCTTCACAGGCTGGAGGCATTGATGGCAAATGGATGCTTGCTGCCATCTGGTGGTCGAGCATAATAACACATTCAATGTCCAAGtccagagagaagaggaagagggtcaGCCTTTTCCCTTCCTCTGTTTAAAGCCTTGCTTTGCTCCTGCACCTTTCTTGAAGGATGGCTTGCCTTTTGGGCCTTTAGACTTGAAAGATTTGTCCTTATTTTTCTGTCCACCGAATGTTTTGTTCCCTTCAAATTTCTTCTCCCTATCGCCATGTTTCTTTGCTCCGAATGCCTTTCCTCCTCCAGGCTTCATTTTCCTTCCAAATGGTTTCTCCCTGTCCCCAGACTTCTTCCATCCTTTTCCTGATTTGTCTCTGTGATGTCCTCCTGGACCATTTCTCTTGGGTGATTTGGTATCTCTGTCCTTTCTAAATGGTTTACCGGTGGACAACTTCCTCTTCTTGGCAGGTCCATGAGTCCTCTCTGAGCCATGCCTCTTCTTGGTACTGGGGAACATGTCTGAACAGAAAATAAGTCTTGGTCAATAAATTCAAAACAAGACCCAAGGGCTGGTTTATAGCACACACGTTATTTATATAAATAGTCACCTTCATCTGGCTCCTGGCCGACAGCCTGTCTGTAGTACTCCACCTCATCATCAGATTCAACAGCAGCTGTCTGGCCATCCTGCATCCCGGGATCCTCCACCTCACTGTCCTCTTCTGCCTCAGCTTCAGCGTGTTTCCTCTTAATGCCTTCCAGGCTCTTTTTTCTGTTAGTAGAGAAACAAACCAGTTTACACTTcaaccaaataaaaaaagatatggATACAGCAGAAGGATCACGTTATTTACAAGGCATTATTACTTGTTCTCTTCTCGTTTCTCTTTCTTCTGAGCAACATCCTGCTCCTGCTTTTTACGGCGACCCTCCTTCTCTTTTAGCTGGGCCTCCTTCCTGATCAGGATCTCCTGTATTTCCTCCTCTGTCTTGGAGACTTGCAAACACAGCACATAACAACTTCCCATTAGAAGACTATTTTTAACAGGTATACATGAAACTATGTAATCTTTAGATGCATCAGTAAGCGTTTACTTTTAGAGAGAAATCATAGAATTTCATAATGATTTTTTCATCATGTACACCGGAAAACATCAAGCAGAAAGACAAAAGAATAAGGACAGGAGTGCACTCACTCATGGTGTGATAAAGGACATTCCCCTCTCCCATGCCTTCTTGTATCTTAATCAGCTGCAGAGTCATGCGCGGACCAATCTGAGGACAACACAGTGCAACAATTCAGGTGCCATCCAAGCATCATCGTCATCTTGTTTTCAACAGTTCTACTCCCTCAGCATCCTCACCTCGGTCAAACGGACAGCACTCTGCTGGGACGCCATGTTGCCTCGGCCAGAGTAGACCTGTGGTAGTTCAGTTATGTTGTGCTCCCCATCTTGCTCGGCTTCACTTTCTGAAAGGTTTGCCCCCCTGAGAGTTTTAGGAGAGCACAAATATCATCAATTCTGCAGATGTTAGAACAATGGCTACAGACTGTCATCAAACTAAGTTTTCTTTGACCTCAGGACTAAAATGATTGTACCTTCACAAGAACCTTACTTCATCATCAGCTCGCTGATATCCTCAAACTTGCTCATGTTGGGGAACTTCTCCTGCATCAGCTTCTTGACTCCGCGGCTCATGCCCACAGGGACCACCTTCAGGCTGCTGCAGGTTGGGAACATGATCATGTGAGTCAGTGTGACATTTGCTTAATAAATACAAGAAGTCTGGTTCTTGTGTGGAGGCCCATCAGTGCGTTTACTTTGAACATACATCACTGAACAGTCAAGTCAAAAGCTGTCATCATCTGAGCCCAACATCTCTGTACTTTGTCATCAAAGAGTGCAGGTATGAAGCTGTCAAGCTCTTTGCTAACCAACTACAATACTGAGAAAACAATGACTGTTAAGGTTCATGGCAAAATATTACTTACTAATGACGAAATTCAATTTCCTGGGTCTCTGGGTTGTAATTCAGCAGCACACACCTCTTGATATTGTTGAGGCTTACCTGGAAAACAACAATACCCTTATTTGTTTGCAAGAATTCTGGGTTAAATGTTTACAATGCTGAATGACTCAAAGATCCAGAAATCAGAAAGCGTTTACTTTTAATAAATCTTCAATGGAAATCTCAGAAGACTATACGTTCATCATCATGCCAACAAGGATTTAAATCTTGAGTCAACCAAAGTGAAGGCAATGCAttatttttgcaaaaaaaataaataaatcaaaacataCCTTGTGCACATTAATGGAAGGAAACATGTTCTGAAACATTGTGGCCATGAGTTTAACATGCATGCCATCAGATCCAAAGTTGTTTAGGATGAGTAGTGGATGATGTGTGAACTGCTCCTCGTGCATCCTGTGCTTCTTCAGAGATGAAACCACATCTTTGACAAGAGAGTACTGGagaaaaaaagttcaaaagAGTCCTTATTTGAGTGGGAAAATAATTAAGAGTTAAAAATGACTTTGGCAGTGTGGGCACATCAGTGCGTTTACTTTGAAAACATCACTAACAGTCAAATATTGCAATGTCATCATCTGAGCCCAGTTATCTATTGCACTTGTGTTTTAATCTTGATATTTACCTTTTGCACTCTGAAATGAAGCATGGGACCTTTGGGTAGTCGTGCAAGTCTCTGAAAGCACAAGAAATTAGGATGGTAGTAACATGGCAAAACTGGAAAGTCTTACAGTAATACCTGTGTGCTTTGAAATTACCATGTTGATAAAGCCAGCAGTTTTTCTGAAGATCATGAAGTGGGTCACTCCCAGTGGTCCTGCAATAGCCACAAAGTCTTTCAGAACGTTCTTTTTCCTGACCtggtacaaaaaaagaaagcacaaaCAGGTCAGGGAAAGTGCATGTGAAACGGCATGATATGGCTAAGATGCTTTTATATTAAAACGTCTCCGGCAAACTTGatattttactcaaaaaaaaaaatcaaataaagcCCATATTGACCATACATCTACACGTTTGATGCCATTTAAAGGGGtaatagaatgattatatagggtatttcccactgttccttaaggtctcctaatagggtatgtaacattgattgggctgaaaatggcccagttgctattttatgggcccttatgcatccctgtgttttggccccatttggaacgagagcttttcttccaaatatggtatgctcatgaatatttagatgagctgcgcgctgattggttgagtgaACCACATACACTGGAgatgagacagcaggtctcatttcagacactgcaatgtttcgttactaatttcacttctgagacgttttttatgcgagaaatcaaatatataaagcTCCAACATGGGCCGtttttacgaaaatgtatggctaattgcagatttggtaagacgtgtcggacttcaggaggtccacacagtctgacgagacagcGGCAGCCCGCTTCGCTCCATACCCAggagaaagtcaccgtttctgggttactggactaccggggatCTGGGCTCCACGGAGCTGGCCGGGTGCCAGCATAACTATagtttatttacagtttgaatttcatcacgccacttatattacagctaccctaagatttaatgcattttgtgaatgtgaggggtttcgttagctgctagtgtcccttcaatcctatgggtaaagatcgtcGCCCGCTAGCTACACTTTCAGCACAACTATaatatatttacactttgaatttcgtcaggccacttatattacagctaccctaaggtcttacaaagctaacatttgtgtctgatttcaatttaatgcatttttgtgaatgagaagagtttcgttagctgctagtgtcccttcaatcctattgGTAAAGAttgcggctagctagctagctacactttcggcataactatagtatatttacactttgaattttgtcacggcatgtataagctgccctaaggtcttacaaagttTAGCTAACACTTTTTCCGGCCGTAACGGAgatccatctagctcacagcgggcGTGGTCTGTGAAGGAGcacacgccgggcggcgaggcagcaccggccgctgtcacgttagcctgctgagctcctgctgaactccgacacacagtcggacaaaattttcAATTatccatcaattttcgtaaaacgacatatttgacctctacatagctgatttctcgcataaaatcTCAGAAgcgaatttagtaattaaatagcagacgaacaatgtataacatttctgagatctgcatgacctagctagattcagaagactaagctgacctcaggtcagtggtgtagcctatgcaaatgttggggcgtgacaaaggtagactagagccaaataaggtaggagttgacgtcaacttttagctttgttgagattcgccagtttttagcagcagtttcaaattgtgagatttgcagagaaaagggatgtcaatgggattttgagcttctatgtatgtctatttacccaccgaactgtcgttttccaactatgacaaggtaaaatcggttttgcattctatcacccctttaacgcAACCAAAGGAGTTCACAAAGCACTTTAAATGAAGCAACATGGCCTCATCCAGTGGTTActtgtgacttttttctgaaGACAGCTGCCCAACTTGTAGTTTTCCAGACAGACCTTCAGAGACTCTGCAGTGTATGGCTCCATGACTCTCCGCACGTCAAGGATGAGTTGACCCACGTTTTTCCCAATCTGACCCCGATGAAACACGAAGGAGTGGGGGATAGCTCCGAAAGTCTCCTCGGCCACATGGTTGGCTGTTGCTCGGGATTTCTTCTGGTTCTTGGTCTGAAAGCACAATATCCATGTAACGTTAAtaattatcattaaaaaaataataattaaatgacCTTCGACAGCCTCCTGCGTGAATTTGCTTTAAAATTCAaaactttaaaattaaaactcaAAGTAAACCAAAATGCAAGCTAACGTACACGATCAACCAGCTCTACTAACATTATCACACAACAGTTCAACTATAGGTTCCTCATTAATGCTATATTTTCACAAAATAACAATGATTAGATGGCCTTTTAAATAAAACTTCAGTTAAGGCTAACCTGCTAACTTAGCCTAGGCCGTTACTTACCTTTGATTTCCCCATTATTCAGCGAGATGTAGAGCAGGTGAATTTAGTCAACAATGTAACATGAATTGTTGCTAGACTATACTAATGCTAAAACGAAAAAATACGTTCATTATGTCCGTGATTATGACAACGTTTCAACCACGAACTCAAGGCGACGTCTTCCACATGGCTCTGCGGCTGTGTGTCACATACTAATATCTCCGGGTTGCTCAAATGTCTC
This window of the Sander lucioperca isolate FBNREF2018 chromosome 21, SLUC_FBN_1.2, whole genome shotgun sequence genome carries:
- the LOC116059631 gene encoding suppressor of SWI4 1 homolog codes for the protein MGKSKTKNQKKSRATANHVAEETFGAIPHSFVFHRGQIGKNVGQLILDVRRVMEPYTAESLKVRKKNVLKDFVAIAGPLGVTHFMIFRKTAGFINMRLARLPKGPMLHFRVQKYSLVKDVVSSLKKHRMHEEQFTHHPLLILNNFGSDGMHVKLMATMFQNMFPSINVHKVSLNNIKRCVLLNYNPETQEIEFRHYSLKVVPVGMSRGVKKLMQEKFPNMSKFEDISELMMKGANLSESEAEQDGEHNITELPQVYSGRGNMASQQSAVRLTEIGPRMTLQLIKIQEGMGEGNVLYHTMISKTEEEIQEILIRKEAQLKEKEGRRKKQEQDVAQKKEKREENKKKSLEGIKRKHAEAEAEEDSEVEDPGMQDGQTAAVESDDEVEYYRQAVGQEPDEDMFPSTKKRHGSERTHGPAKKRKLSTGKPFRKDRDTKSPKRNGPGGHHRDKSGKGWKKSGDREKPFGRKMKPGGGKAFGAKKHGDREKKFEGNKTFGGQKNKDKSFKSKGPKGKPSFKKGAGAKQGFKQRKGKGPSAESKMTQDFSHCEKLQLALLPPMYGVEFVVAVAGNLFALWLLVVREKRNWHTGVVLSCNLAISDLLYVLTLPLLIVYYSLGKRWVFGDAVCKIERFLFTCNLYVSIFFIMAISVNRCVALACPFFTRSYVEPAHAKAISVIIWIVVGIISCPVLTFASVCTSQHNNNTQQQCMAVCREYERPHFTYKMFLAVFGCVVPFLVTFSSYCVVISVVWKNVSITTLEKRKVALLVTLVIVLYAISFVPYHVFQIYHLYQKLYPNPIYNLDSCWVYDMYQVSKGLATLNMCIHPILYMALFDSIRVACCGKSPEDNNGVVMKYSRAAA